In the Salinirubrum litoreum genome, one interval contains:
- a CDS encoding enoyl-CoA hydratase/isomerase family protein: MSDDDASPDDQLTQAGERADHLRVLRDERPDGTDAPGVTTVVIDRPDARNALNAAVRAELQTVFDAIADAGTEADEDSSSLPSVRTVVLTGADDAKAFVAGADVTELRERGVVDQRGASRRPRVYEAVADCPVPVVARVNGHALGGGCELAQACDLRIAREDAKIGQPEIGLGIMPGGGGTQRLPRLVGLGQAMRLVLTGELVDAEEASEIGLIDEAVGAERLDGAVYDLAESIAANPPIAVRHATEALRASQRRDLDAGLDYERELFVELFATEDKDEGIDAFLDGRDPEWQGR, encoded by the coding sequence ATGAGTGACGACGACGCGAGTCCGGACGACCAGTTGACGCAGGCCGGCGAGCGTGCCGATCACCTCCGGGTGCTCCGCGACGAGCGCCCGGACGGAACCGACGCGCCGGGCGTGACGACCGTGGTGATCGACCGCCCGGACGCCAGAAACGCGCTGAACGCGGCGGTCCGCGCGGAACTCCAGACCGTCTTCGACGCTATCGCGGACGCCGGGACCGAAGCAGACGAGGACTCCAGTTCACTGCCGAGCGTCAGGACCGTCGTCCTGACCGGCGCTGACGACGCGAAGGCGTTCGTCGCCGGCGCGGACGTGACAGAACTCCGTGAGCGCGGTGTCGTCGACCAGCGAGGAGCCAGCCGCCGCCCGCGTGTCTACGAGGCGGTCGCCGATTGCCCCGTCCCCGTCGTCGCTCGTGTCAACGGCCACGCGCTGGGTGGTGGGTGTGAACTCGCTCAGGCGTGCGACCTGCGGATCGCCCGCGAGGACGCGAAGATCGGGCAACCCGAGATCGGACTCGGGATCATGCCCGGCGGTGGCGGGACCCAGCGACTCCCGCGACTGGTCGGACTCGGGCAGGCGATGCGACTCGTGCTCACTGGTGAACTCGTCGACGCCGAAGAAGCGAGTGAGATCGGCCTGATCGACGAGGCAGTCGGGGCCGAACGACTGGACGGGGCTGTGTACGATCTCGCAGAGTCCATCGCCGCCAACCCGCCGATCGCCGTGCGGCACGCGACCGAGGCACTCCGGGCCAGCCAGCGACGCGACCTCGACGCCGGTCTCGACTACGAGCGCGAACTGTTCGTCGAGTTGTTCGCCACCGAGGACAAGGACGAGGGGATCGACGCGTTTCTCGACGGCCGAGACCCCGAGTGGCAGGGGCGGTAA
- a CDS encoding LEA type 2 family protein — protein MLSTLESVLLGSKLRIAGVAVLLLGASVGGAFALGVLGAPTVTGVDNEFAGVDETQTTIQSDLRVRNPNPIGANLGGLTVDYAIDMNGIRMAEGTKSGVEVAQGNSTLPFTTYMANDRIPEWWVSHVSNGEQTTLTVDASIHSSTVGQSFGAPKVERSIETDMLSQFNSTETRPVNASQPLVSDPILYVNETSAQWGEVNESRTPLNLDFRVYNPKPYPVGVSEIGYEITMNDVPVGEGTTEQGYTVGPESAETVETTTLIDNTELDEWWVTHLERDQVTDLRIEFYARLEVTDGETIRVPLRSLTYTETIETDIFGNEAGGSGDAGGESGDDDSTATPRPTETPGDSTADGTATDAGSDTTTTDDGGLLDDTTTSEGTTTEGSETTSAPTPTDTPTNETSGTTTTDDGGLF, from the coding sequence ATGCTCTCGACGCTCGAATCGGTGTTACTGGGCAGTAAACTCCGGATCGCCGGGGTCGCGGTGCTCCTCCTCGGCGCGTCGGTCGGCGGCGCGTTCGCACTCGGAGTCCTCGGTGCGCCCACGGTCACGGGCGTCGACAACGAGTTCGCGGGCGTCGACGAGACGCAGACGACGATCCAGAGCGATCTCCGGGTCCGGAACCCGAACCCCATCGGGGCGAATCTCGGCGGGTTGACGGTCGACTACGCCATCGACATGAACGGTATCCGGATGGCGGAGGGCACCAAGTCCGGCGTCGAGGTGGCGCAGGGGAACTCGACGCTCCCGTTCACGACGTACATGGCGAACGACCGCATCCCCGAGTGGTGGGTGAGCCACGTCTCGAACGGCGAACAGACGACGCTGACCGTGGACGCCAGTATCCACTCCTCGACGGTCGGGCAGTCCTTCGGCGCGCCGAAGGTCGAGCGCAGTATCGAGACCGACATGCTCTCGCAGTTCAACTCGACCGAGACGCGCCCGGTGAACGCGAGTCAGCCACTCGTCTCCGATCCGATTCTGTACGTCAACGAGACCAGCGCGCAGTGGGGCGAAGTGAACGAGTCGCGGACGCCCTTGAACCTCGACTTCCGCGTCTACAACCCCAAGCCGTACCCGGTCGGCGTCTCGGAGATCGGCTACGAGATCACGATGAACGACGTGCCGGTCGGCGAGGGGACGACAGAGCAGGGGTACACCGTCGGGCCGGAGTCTGCGGAGACCGTCGAGACGACGACCTTGATCGACAACACCGAACTCGACGAGTGGTGGGTCACCCACCTCGAACGCGATCAGGTGACGGATCTCCGGATCGAGTTCTACGCCCGACTGGAGGTGACCGACGGCGAGACCATCCGGGTCCCGCTCCGGTCGCTGACCTACACGGAGACCATCGAGACCGACATCTTCGGCAACGAAGCAGGCGGGTCGGGTGACGCCGGCGGTGAGTCGGGCGACGACGATTCCACGGCGACCCCGCGCCCGACCGAGACGCCGGGGGACTCGACTGCCGACGGCACTGCCACCGACGCCGGATCGGACACGACGACGACCGACGACGGCGGCCTGCTCGACGACACGACGACCTCGGAGGGGACGACGACAGAGGGGTCCGAGACGACCAGCGCACCGACGCCGACCGACACCCCGACGAACGAGACGAGTGGGACGACGACCACCGACGACGGCGGCCTGTTCTGA
- a CDS encoding DUF58 domain-containing protein, whose amino-acid sequence MDRTVPTNRWIGAAGLALLAGGVAILARQPGLLLAGVLGVACAAYARSASQPSVSLELDRELSDTTPTPGDDVRVTLTVRNVGDSPVADLRVVDGVPKALSVSGGSARHGTALRPGKQATFGYTVDATRGEHSWEPTQVIARDPSGALERETTLETETTMRCTPRLEATTDLPLRGLTTQYTGRVATDVAGTGVEFYSTRHYRPGDPLRRIDWNRWARTGELSTLEFREERAATVVLLIDARSEAYRQAGEDAPNAVERSVDAAGRAFVALEGGGDRVGVAAFGPEDLWLAPGSGSDHRVKARQLLATHPALSPTPSGEDFFPSIRLRRLRRLLPSDAQLLFFTPLCDDYVASVARRLDAYGHLVTVVSPDPTTADTPGHRLARVQRRNRISRLRASGLRVVDWGEESLAAEITRARGRWSA is encoded by the coding sequence CTGGATCGGACCGTGCCGACGAATCGCTGGATCGGAGCCGCTGGACTCGCGTTGCTCGCCGGCGGTGTCGCCATCCTCGCCCGTCAGCCCGGGCTCCTGTTGGCCGGCGTACTCGGGGTCGCCTGCGCCGCCTACGCCCGGAGTGCCAGCCAGCCCAGCGTCTCACTCGAACTCGACCGGGAGCTCTCGGACACGACGCCGACACCCGGCGACGACGTGCGCGTGACGCTGACGGTTCGGAACGTCGGTGACAGTCCAGTCGCCGACCTGCGAGTCGTCGACGGCGTGCCGAAGGCGCTGTCTGTGTCGGGCGGGTCGGCGCGTCACGGGACCGCCCTCCGCCCCGGCAAGCAGGCGACGTTCGGCTACACCGTCGACGCGACACGGGGCGAGCACAGTTGGGAGCCGACACAGGTGATCGCTCGCGACCCGAGCGGCGCACTGGAACGCGAGACGACACTGGAGACGGAGACGACCATGCGCTGTACGCCTCGACTGGAGGCGACGACCGACCTGCCGCTCCGTGGGCTGACGACCCAGTACACCGGCCGAGTTGCGACCGACGTAGCCGGGACCGGCGTGGAGTTCTACTCGACGCGCCACTACCGTCCGGGAGACCCACTCCGGCGCATCGACTGGAACCGCTGGGCCAGAACCGGCGAACTCTCGACGCTTGAGTTCCGCGAGGAGCGCGCGGCCACCGTGGTCCTGTTGATCGACGCGCGATCCGAGGCGTACCGACAGGCGGGCGAGGACGCCCCGAACGCGGTCGAGCGTAGCGTCGACGCGGCGGGCCGCGCGTTCGTCGCGTTGGAGGGCGGGGGCGACCGGGTTGGCGTGGCGGCGTTCGGCCCGGAGGACCTGTGGCTCGCGCCGGGGTCGGGATCGGACCACCGGGTGAAGGCTCGGCAACTGTTGGCGACGCATCCGGCGCTGTCACCGACGCCGAGCGGCGAGGACTTCTTCCCCTCGATCAGGCTCAGACGACTCAGGCGACTGCTCCCCTCGGACGCGCAGTTGCTGTTCTTCACGCCGCTGTGTGACGACTACGTGGCCTCGGTCGCCCGGCGACTGGACGCCTACGGCCACCTCGTGACGGTCGTCAGTCCGGACCCGACGACCGCCGACACGCCGGGGCACCGCCTGGCGCGTGTCCAGCGCCGGAACCGGATCAGTCGCCTGCGGGCCTCGGGACTTCGGGTCGTGGACTGGGGCGAGGAGTCGCTGGCGGCGGAGATCACCAGAGCGCGCGGGCGGTGGTCGGCGTGA
- a CDS encoding DUF7519 family protein, whose translation MSEITRKPAVVSTSLAVLAGMCAALSVALGSVSGLALAGPGLLAVGVGLLTGGRRTLGAGGTLLVGGVLFAGVQGAGPEVLLVGLLTAVLAWDVGEHGIGVGEQLGREADTTRLELVHAGASTFVGVVAAGIGYGAYLGATGGQPVTALVFLLLGAVILVSVLR comes from the coding sequence GTGAGCGAGATCACCCGCAAGCCGGCGGTCGTCAGCACCTCACTCGCGGTGTTGGCGGGGATGTGTGCTGCACTGTCGGTCGCGCTCGGTAGTGTCTCGGGGCTGGCGCTCGCCGGACCGGGACTGCTCGCGGTCGGTGTCGGGCTGCTGACCGGCGGCCGCCGGACGCTCGGTGCAGGCGGGACACTGCTCGTCGGCGGGGTGCTGTTCGCCGGGGTGCAGGGTGCCGGTCCCGAGGTGCTGTTGGTCGGCCTGCTGACGGCGGTGTTGGCGTGGGACGTCGGCGAACACGGCATCGGCGTCGGCGAGCAACTGGGCAGGGAGGCCGACACGACCCGACTGGAACTGGTCCACGCCGGCGCGAGCACGTTCGTCGGCGTCGTCGCGGCCGGCATCGGCTACGGTGCCTACCTCGGCGCGACCGGCGGACAACCGGTGACCGCGCTGGTGTTTCTCCTGCTCGGCGCGGTGATTCTGGTGTCGGTGCTCCGGTGA
- a CDS encoding Gfo/Idh/MocA family protein → MTPLRVAGIGLGDLGRTELHVLAGLRDVEIVAGADVSEQAREQFAQDFDAPTYTDYEELLDTEDVDLVNVVTPHTLHYEQARAALDRGVHVHLEKPMVTEIEHAEDLIARADRANLVLAVGYQRHFDDRFREIRRLLDAGRIGTPHMATCHLEQIWIEWAVRQWRGKPDLSGGGQLYDSGSHLLDALLWTTRADPESVAASIDYRGEAVDVNSALAITLDRDGDRITGTVGVTGAGQSTPAPGERLDVWGTEGHLSFDGDEITITEAGTTYRATPHEPDFETLTRRKLGNVVDAIRDGADLQIPAEDALRVTALTEAAYRADETGERVAVSDLLSDGFGE, encoded by the coding sequence ATGACACCACTGCGCGTCGCCGGGATCGGACTCGGGGACCTCGGTCGGACAGAACTCCACGTGCTCGCCGGGCTCAGAGACGTCGAGATCGTCGCCGGTGCCGACGTCTCCGAACAGGCCCGCGAGCAGTTCGCACAGGACTTCGACGCGCCGACCTACACGGACTACGAGGAGTTGCTCGACACCGAAGATGTGGACCTCGTGAACGTCGTCACGCCGCATACGCTCCACTACGAACAGGCGAGAGCGGCGCTCGACCGGGGTGTCCACGTCCACCTGGAGAAGCCGATGGTCACAGAGATCGAACACGCCGAGGACCTGATCGCCCGCGCCGACCGAGCGAACCTCGTGCTGGCGGTCGGCTACCAGCGCCACTTCGACGACCGGTTCCGCGAGATCCGCCGACTCCTCGACGCGGGCCGGATCGGGACGCCCCACATGGCGACCTGTCACCTCGAACAGATCTGGATCGAGTGGGCGGTCCGCCAGTGGCGCGGCAAGCCCGACCTCTCCGGCGGCGGCCAGTTGTACGACTCCGGGTCGCACCTGCTCGACGCCCTGCTGTGGACGACTCGCGCCGACCCCGAGTCGGTCGCGGCGAGCATCGACTACCGGGGCGAGGCGGTCGACGTGAACAGCGCGCTGGCGATCACGCTGGACCGCGACGGCGACCGGATCACCGGCACCGTCGGCGTCACGGGCGCGGGCCAGTCGACGCCGGCACCCGGCGAACGACTGGACGTCTGGGGCACCGAGGGCCACCTCTCCTTCGACGGCGATGAGATCACGATCACCGAAGCCGGGACGACCTACCGGGCGACGCCGCACGAACCGGACTTCGAGACGCTCACGCGTCGGAAACTCGGCAACGTCGTGGACGCGATCCGCGACGGTGCCGACCTCCAGATTCCGGCCGAAGACGCCCTGCGCGTCACCGCGCTGACCGAGGCGGCCTACCGCGCCGACGAGACCGGCGAGCGCGTGGCTGTCAGCGACCTGCTCTCTGACGGCTTCGGCGAGTAG
- a CDS encoding helix-turn-helix domain-containing protein, whose amino-acid sequence MLNARLRVALPPDTWISDVSQGFPNAEFRLLTGVALDDGALELGEVLGDAAESAVEAVRSHPNVADYNLLYADERRALGRYRTSDAGLYELAADTTFPPEYPVIVRDGWFVYELSGTRQEFDALRTTLDEAGLRYELLSLVTRSESSGLLTDRQREVLGVAQRAGYYEVPRRTTLQTVAERVDIDKSTASEILRRAEGRLVDWYLREEADR is encoded by the coding sequence ATGCTCAACGCACGACTCCGGGTCGCGCTCCCCCCGGACACGTGGATCAGCGACGTGTCACAGGGGTTTCCGAACGCCGAGTTCCGACTGTTGACCGGTGTCGCACTCGACGACGGCGCGCTCGAACTCGGCGAGGTACTCGGTGACGCGGCGGAGTCGGCGGTCGAGGCGGTACGGTCGCACCCGAACGTCGCGGACTACAACCTGCTGTACGCCGACGAGCGCCGGGCGTTGGGACGCTACCGGACCAGTGATGCCGGTCTGTACGAACTGGCCGCAGACACGACGTTCCCCCCGGAGTATCCCGTCATCGTGCGTGACGGGTGGTTCGTCTACGAACTGAGCGGCACCAGACAGGAGTTCGACGCGCTCCGTACGACGCTGGACGAGGCGGGACTCCGGTACGAACTCCTCTCGCTCGTCACGCGCTCGGAGTCGAGCGGACTCCTCACCGACCGCCAGCGCGAGGTGCTCGGTGTCGCACAGCGCGCGGGGTACTACGAGGTCCCACGCCGAACGACCCTCCAGACGGTCGCGGAGCGCGTCGACATCGACAAGTCGACCGCCAGCGAGATTCTCCGCCGGGCCGAAGGTCGACTCGTGGACTGGTACTTGCGCGAAGAAGCCGACCGGTGA
- a CDS encoding 5'-deoxyadenosine deaminase codes for MLLTGTVVADAETVVEDGAIVVRDEVIAAVGDADTLREQYPDHVEESYDLLAPGMVGAHVHSVQSLGRGIADDATLLDWLFDHVLPMEASLSADEMRVAAELGYLELLESGVTTVIDHLSVAHAEQAFEAAREMGIRGRLGKVLMDRDSPADLQEETDAGLGRSEELIERYHDPEGRLRYAVTPRFAVTCSEACLRGCRDLADRHEGVTIHTHASENRDEIATVEARTGMRNVEYLHEVGLTGEDVVLAHCVHTDDREREILAETGTNVTYCPSSNMKLASGVAPITDYRERGITVALGNDGPPCNNTLDPFTEMKQASVLQKVEGYDPEALPARAVFEMATVAGAEAAGFGRVGRLREGWRADVVGLTTDVTRATPLYDPLSHLVFSAHGDDVEFTMVDGQVCQRDGEVVVADADRIRREAHAVAERLVADGIA; via the coding sequence ATGTTACTCACCGGAACCGTCGTCGCCGACGCGGAGACCGTCGTCGAGGACGGTGCGATCGTCGTGCGCGACGAGGTGATCGCGGCGGTCGGCGACGCAGACACCCTCCGCGAGCAGTATCCGGACCACGTCGAGGAGTCGTACGACCTCCTCGCGCCGGGGATGGTCGGGGCGCACGTTCACTCGGTCCAGAGCCTCGGGCGGGGTATCGCCGACGACGCGACGCTCCTCGATTGGCTGTTCGACCACGTGCTCCCGATGGAGGCCAGCCTCTCGGCCGACGAGATGCGGGTCGCCGCCGAACTCGGCTACCTCGAACTGCTCGAGTCCGGCGTCACGACCGTGATCGACCACCTCTCGGTCGCGCACGCGGAACAGGCCTTCGAGGCCGCCCGCGAGATGGGTATCCGGGGCCGACTCGGCAAGGTGCTGATGGACCGGGACTCGCCGGCGGACCTGCAGGAGGAGACCGACGCCGGCCTCGGGCGCTCGGAGGAACTGATCGAGCGGTACCACGACCCCGAGGGCCGACTCCGGTACGCCGTGACGCCGCGCTTCGCCGTCACTTGCTCCGAGGCCTGCCTGCGAGGCTGTCGGGACCTCGCGGATCGCCACGAGGGCGTGACGATCCACACCCACGCGAGCGAGAACCGCGACGAGATCGCCACCGTCGAGGCACGAACCGGGATGCGGAACGTCGAGTACCTGCACGAGGTCGGTCTGACCGGCGAGGACGTGGTCCTGGCCCACTGTGTCCACACCGACGACCGGGAACGCGAGATTCTGGCCGAGACCGGGACGAACGTCACCTACTGCCCCTCCTCGAACATGAAACTCGCCTCCGGCGTCGCACCCATCACCGACTACCGCGAGCGCGGCATCACGGTCGCACTGGGCAACGACGGCCCGCCGTGCAACAACACGCTCGATCCCTTCACCGAGATGAAGCAGGCGAGCGTCCTCCAGAAGGTCGAGGGCTACGACCCGGAGGCGCTCCCGGCCCGCGCCGTCTTCGAGATGGCGACCGTCGCCGGTGCTGAAGCCGCCGGCTTCGGCCGAGTCGGGAGACTCCGGGAGGGCTGGCGTGCCGACGTCGTCGGACTGACGACAGACGTGACACGCGCGACGCCGTTGTACGATCCGCTCTCGCACCTCGTCTTCTCGGCACACGGCGACGACGTGGAGTTCACGATGGTCGACGGGCAGGTCTGCCAGCGTGACGGCGAGGTGGTCGTGGCAGACGCCGACCGCATCCGGCGGGAGGCCCACGCCGTCGCCGAGCGACTGGTGGCAGACGGTATCGCGTGA
- a CDS encoding DUF4129 domain-containing protein — MDRNTALTVGVAVLAVVALSLAAATLDSATVQEGGSGLGVGPAEQPGVGTGSDGDFGTQQEAAGGGMAVGFCYPWLADPLVVLGIVGAFLLMGAVAYYQTRTVLVPASLTLAFGIPVGLVWALLTSCRSAAGGGLFPAPSANGTGILPSGGGSSGLAEGASQTVSTPSAILAILLVVALAGSVLLLFVASGDEEESFDDPDDDGPDPDVAAVGRAAGDAADRIERDADVQNEVYRAWVEMTDSLDVDNPRSSTPAEFATAAVEAGMASDDVDELTRLFEEVRYGGEDVTSEREERAVSALRRIEETYADAE; from the coding sequence GTGGACAGGAACACCGCCCTGACCGTCGGGGTCGCGGTCCTCGCGGTCGTCGCCCTCTCGCTGGCCGCCGCCACGCTCGACTCCGCGACCGTCCAGGAAGGCGGCAGCGGACTCGGCGTCGGGCCGGCCGAGCAACCGGGTGTCGGCACCGGGAGTGACGGCGACTTCGGCACCCAACAGGAGGCGGCCGGCGGCGGGATGGCGGTCGGCTTCTGTTACCCGTGGCTCGCCGACCCGCTCGTCGTCCTCGGTATCGTCGGCGCGTTCCTCCTGATGGGAGCGGTCGCGTACTACCAGACCCGGACCGTCCTCGTCCCCGCCTCGCTGACACTCGCGTTCGGGATTCCGGTCGGGTTGGTCTGGGCGCTGCTCACCTCCTGCCGGTCGGCGGCGGGCGGCGGGTTGTTCCCCGCGCCCTCGGCGAACGGCACCGGCATCCTCCCCTCCGGTGGCGGGTCGTCCGGTCTCGCGGAGGGAGCGAGCCAGACCGTCTCGACCCCGTCGGCCATTCTCGCCATCCTCCTCGTGGTCGCACTCGCGGGGTCGGTCCTGCTGCTGTTCGTCGCCAGCGGCGACGAGGAGGAGTCGTTCGACGACCCCGACGACGACGGGCCGGACCCGGACGTGGCCGCAGTCGGCCGCGCGGCGGGAGACGCCGCCGACCGCATCGAACGCGACGCGGACGTGCAGAACGAAGTCTACCGCGCGTGGGTCGAGATGACCGACAGTCTCGACGTGGACAACCCCCGGTCGAGTACCCCGGCCGAGTTCGCCACGGCCGCAGTCGAGGCGGGGATGGCGAGCGACGACGTGGACGAACTCACTCGACTGTTCGAGGAAGTTCGCTACGGCGGCGAGGACGTGACGAGCGAGCGAGAAGAACGGGCCGTGTCGGCGCTCAGGCGGATCGAGGAAACGTACGCGGACGCCGAGTGA
- a CDS encoding DUF7269 family protein → MNRVALLLGVVTTLFGLAVVVQRGLASTVSLDYLFVTLVGLLALVQGVRLVNERRSQEAYAAETGDPEVRFSVPTPGDELESELQGLGGWAPHGVEHRKRARQTLYDAAVETLVTQTGVSEETAEERVDDGSWTDDPVAARFLSRNAPEVPLGTRIRGLLSRGSAFSRGAQHTVDALVRLQEGDR, encoded by the coding sequence GTGAATCGCGTTGCTCTCCTGCTCGGCGTGGTTACCACGCTGTTCGGTCTCGCCGTCGTCGTCCAGCGTGGCCTCGCCAGCACCGTCTCGCTGGACTACCTGTTCGTCACGCTCGTCGGCCTGCTGGCGCTCGTCCAAGGCGTCCGGTTGGTGAACGAACGCCGGAGTCAGGAGGCGTACGCGGCGGAGACCGGCGACCCCGAAGTCAGATTCTCGGTGCCGACGCCCGGCGACGAACTGGAGTCGGAGCTGCAGGGACTCGGCGGCTGGGCACCCCACGGCGTCGAACACCGGAAGCGCGCCCGCCAGACGCTGTACGACGCCGCCGTCGAGACGCTGGTCACGCAGACCGGCGTCTCGGAGGAGACCGCAGAGGAGCGGGTCGACGACGGCTCGTGGACCGACGACCCGGTGGCGGCCCGGTTCCTGAGTCGGAACGCCCCGGAGGTGCCGCTGGGGACCAGGATTCGCGGCCTGCTCAGTCGTGGGTCGGCGTTCTCGCGTGGGGCACAGCACACGGTTGACGCACTGGTCCGACTCCAGGAGGGTGACCGGTGA
- the hisD gene encoding histidinol dehydrogenase, translating into MDVHAIADLGPDARSALFDRDAGIDAVRSDVREITERVRAEGDVALRDFAREFDDVEVGNIDITDDVARAHESVDDDVLAAIREAADNVREFHERQVPDDWRESFDSAGVRELGRRFRPLDRVGVYAPGGTAAYPSSVLMGVVPAKVAGVDHVAVATPPADEMNPVTLAAIHEAGADAVYAAGGAQAVAALAYGTETVKGVQKIVGPGNKWVTAAKAEVRGTVEIDFLAGPSEVLVIADETADARLVASDLVAQAEHDPEASVVAVTDDEATAEAIAAEVEAQAPERARADIVESALANDASGVFLARSMSEAVLFAEEYAAEHLSIVADDDEALLDRISNAGSVFLGPHTPVAAGDYASGTNHVLPTNGGAKVYGGLSVDEFVRSTTVQRLDREGLSDLSATITTLAEAEGLEGHAESVRKRFEGEDQDED; encoded by the coding sequence ATGGACGTACACGCTATCGCGGATCTCGGTCCCGACGCCCGGAGCGCCCTGTTCGACCGGGACGCCGGGATCGACGCGGTCCGGAGCGACGTGCGCGAGATCACCGAGCGCGTCCGCGCAGAGGGGGACGTCGCCCTCCGCGACTTCGCCCGCGAGTTCGACGACGTCGAGGTCGGCAACATCGACATCACCGACGACGTTGCCCGTGCCCACGAGTCGGTGGACGACGACGTGCTGGCCGCGATCCGCGAGGCGGCCGACAACGTCCGCGAGTTCCACGAGCGACAGGTGCCCGACGACTGGCGCGAGTCGTTCGATTCGGCCGGCGTCCGCGAGTTGGGTCGCCGGTTCAGGCCGCTCGACCGGGTCGGCGTCTACGCGCCCGGCGGCACCGCCGCGTACCCCTCCAGCGTGCTGATGGGCGTCGTCCCGGCGAAGGTCGCCGGCGTGGACCACGTCGCGGTCGCCACGCCCCCGGCCGACGAGATGAACCCGGTGACGCTCGCCGCGATCCACGAGGCGGGTGCGGACGCGGTGTACGCCGCCGGCGGTGCGCAGGCGGTCGCGGCGCTGGCGTACGGCACCGAGACGGTGAAGGGTGTGCAGAAGATCGTCGGCCCCGGTAACAAGTGGGTGACGGCGGCGAAAGCCGAGGTGCGCGGCACCGTGGAGATCGACTTCCTCGCCGGTCCCTCCGAGGTGCTGGTGATCGCCGACGAGACCGCCGATGCGCGGCTCGTCGCCAGTGATCTGGTGGCGCAGGCCGAACACGACCCGGAGGCGTCGGTCGTCGCGGTGACCGACGACGAGGCCACTGCGGAAGCCATCGCCGCGGAAGTCGAGGCGCAGGCACCCGAGCGAGCGCGGGCCGACATCGTCGAGTCGGCGCTGGCGAACGACGCGTCGGGCGTCTTCCTCGCGCGGTCGATGTCGGAGGCGGTGCTGTTCGCCGAGGAGTACGCCGCCGAACATCTCTCCATCGTGGCCGACGACGACGAGGCCCTGCTGGATCGCATCTCGAACGCCGGGAGCGTCTTCCTCGGCCCGCACACGCCGGTCGCGGCCGGCGACTACGCCTCGGGGACGAACCACGTCCTGCCGACGAACGGCGGGGCGAAGGTGTACGGCGGCCTGTCGGTCGACGAGTTCGTGCGCTCCACGACGGTCCAGCGACTGGACCGCGAGGGCCTCTCCGACCTCTCGGCGACGATCACGACGCTGGCGGAGGCCGAAGGGCTGGAGGGCCACGCCGAGAGCGTCCGGAAACGATTCGAGGGCGAGGACCAAGACGAAGACTGA
- a CDS encoding 3-hydroxyacyl-CoA dehydrogenase family protein encodes MNVGVLGAGTMGHGIAQVAAMAGHSVTLRDVDEQIVAEGLASIRENLAGGVERGKVTESERDATLDRLAGTTDLDAAVGDADLVIEAVPEDTALKQDVLCEAEALAPEDAVLATNTSSLSVTEIASALDRPERFVGLHFFNPVHIMALVEVVVAEQTDTDTEQFAESFVAGIDKTAVTVTDAPGFATSRLGVAVGVEAVRMVQEGVASPSDIDAAMELGYNHPMGPLELGDVVGLDVRLDILEHLRAELGERFRPPQLLRRKVRAGKLGKKTGEGFYVWEDGDIVGVSGEFDE; translated from the coding sequence ATGAACGTCGGTGTACTTGGTGCGGGGACGATGGGCCACGGCATCGCACAGGTTGCGGCGATGGCGGGCCACAGCGTCACCCTGCGCGACGTAGACGAGCAGATCGTCGCGGAGGGTCTCGCGTCGATCCGGGAGAACCTCGCTGGCGGCGTCGAACGCGGGAAGGTCACCGAGAGCGAACGCGACGCGACCCTCGACCGACTCGCGGGGACCACCGACCTCGACGCGGCGGTCGGCGACGCCGACCTCGTGATCGAGGCGGTCCCGGAGGACACCGCGTTGAAACAGGACGTGCTGTGCGAGGCCGAGGCGCTCGCGCCCGAGGACGCGGTGCTGGCGACCAACACCTCCTCGCTGTCCGTCACCGAGATCGCCAGCGCGCTCGACCGCCCCGAGCGGTTCGTCGGACTGCACTTCTTCAACCCGGTCCACATCATGGCGCTGGTAGAGGTCGTCGTCGCCGAACAGACCGACACCGACACCGAACAGTTCGCGGAGTCGTTCGTCGCCGGCATCGACAAGACCGCCGTCACCGTGACCGACGCGCCGGGCTTTGCCACCTCCAGACTCGGTGTCGCGGTCGGCGTCGAGGCGGTGCGGATGGTACAGGAGGGCGTCGCCTCTCCCTCCGACATCGACGCGGCGATGGAACTCGGCTACAACCACCCGATGGGACCGCTCGAACTCGGGGACGTGGTCGGGTTGGACGTGCGGCTGGACATTCTCGAACACCTCCGGGCGGAACTCGGCGAACGCTTCCGCCCGCCGCAACTGCTTCGCCGGAAGGTCCGCGCCGGGAAACTGGGCAAGAAGACCGGCGAGGGGTTCTACGTCTGGGAGGACGGCGACATCGTCGGCGTCTCGGGGGAGTTCGATGAGTGA